In one window of Shewanella goraebulensis DNA:
- the fliD gene encoding flagellar filament capping protein FliD: MALTATGIGSGLDINTIVGVLVDAEKLPKEALFDKNEATIDAKVSAIGSLKSKLSTFQDALEKLTDSEALNIRKVSTGDSIYFGAEAGKDAQSGSYQIQVEQLASSHKVAGTNVADPSLGVGTGSLDLSVNGEAFSIDVEATDSLEDIASKINSASDNVGVTATIIKSDAGSRLVFSSDESGTDNQVSVSATDTAGTGLNDMFGTGNLTTLQNAQDAIVYIDGQKVTSQSNEVTDAIAGVTLSLTSADVSQTSTLKIEQDDELVKENIQAFVDAYNTLVTSISDMSKYDVENEEAAALQGDSMIRSIESQMRSMISNRVDVDGQSVALYDIGIETDRYGKMSIDSEKLDTALSENMSLVEGLFTTPDTGIASSLDSVVEGYVKTGGLIDTRNNSLTSEKSRLDDQREAFSLKMELLEARLFKQFNAMDLVVAQLNEQSSGLVERLNSLPGSVPSS; the protein is encoded by the coding sequence ATGGCATTAACAGCAACGGGTATTGGCTCAGGCTTAGATATCAACACGATTGTTGGAGTGTTAGTTGACGCTGAAAAACTACCAAAAGAAGCTTTGTTTGATAAAAATGAAGCCACAATTGATGCCAAAGTTTCTGCTATTGGATCATTAAAAAGTAAATTGTCGACTTTTCAAGATGCACTAGAAAAACTAACAGATTCTGAAGCGTTAAATATTCGAAAAGTGTCTACAGGCGATAGTATTTATTTTGGTGCTGAAGCCGGTAAAGATGCACAATCAGGTAGTTATCAAATTCAAGTTGAACAACTTGCTTCTTCACATAAAGTGGCAGGAACAAATGTTGCAGATCCAAGTCTTGGGGTGGGAACGGGCAGCCTTGATTTATCGGTTAATGGTGAAGCATTTTCAATTGATGTTGAAGCGACTGATTCACTTGAAGATATCGCCAGCAAGATTAATAGTGCTTCTGATAATGTTGGTGTTACAGCAACGATTATTAAAAGTGATGCTGGTAGCAGACTCGTATTTAGCTCTGATGAATCAGGTACAGATAACCAAGTATCAGTATCAGCGACTGATACAGCAGGTACAGGTCTTAATGATATGTTTGGGACGGGAAATCTCACTACGCTGCAAAATGCACAAGATGCCATTGTGTACATTGATGGGCAAAAAGTGACTTCACAATCAAATGAAGTAACAGATGCCATTGCAGGTGTAACACTATCTCTAACAAGTGCGGATGTATCTCAAACATCAACATTGAAAATAGAACAAGATGATGAATTGGTTAAAGAGAACATTCAGGCGTTTGTTGATGCTTATAATACTTTGGTGACGTCAATTAGTGATATGTCAAAGTACGATGTAGAAAATGAAGAAGCAGCAGCTTTGCAAGGCGACTCTATGATCCGCTCGATTGAGTCTCAAATGCGGAGTATGATCAGTAACCGAGTCGATGTCGACGGTCAGTCGGTTGCTTTATATGATATAGGGATTGAAACAGATCGCTACGGTAAAATGTCTATTGATAGTGAAAAGCTTGATACTGCATTAAGTGAGAACATGAGCTTAGTTGAAGGCTTATTCACGACTCCTGATACAGGTATTGCCAGTAGTCTTGACTCGGTTGTTGAAGGTTATGTAAAAACGGGTGGATTAATTGATACACGTAACAACAGTTTGACAAGTGAGAAAAGCCGTTTAGATGATCAACGGGAAGCTTTCTCGTTGAAAATGGAATTGTTAGAAGCAAGGTTATTTAAACAATTTAATGCGATGGACCTAGTGGTTGCTCAATTAAATGAGCAGAGCTCAGGACTAGTTGAACGTTTAAACTCGCTTCCTGGTTCGGTTCCAAGTAGTTAA
- a CDS encoding flagellar protein FlaG — translation MAIDINLTGAANTHIDNLGTRQLTDSNAQAEKAQLKVSELSKTEQQSEKLADKAIINQKAKDEKLAEFTEELNNIDSLVRKGLAFKLDEDSGQNVISVMDIDSGDIIRQIPNEEALELSKKMAEVAGLLLNTEA, via the coding sequence ATGGCGATAGATATCAATTTAACAGGTGCTGCAAATACGCATATTGATAATTTGGGAACCCGTCAACTTACTGACAGCAACGCCCAAGCAGAAAAAGCACAATTGAAAGTGTCTGAATTATCTAAAACTGAACAACAATCTGAAAAACTGGCAGATAAAGCTATAATTAATCAAAAAGCTAAAGATGAAAAACTAGCTGAGTTTACAGAAGAGTTGAACAATATTGATTCACTCGTCCGAAAAGGATTAGCGTTTAAATTAGATGAAGATTCTGGGCAGAATGTGATTAGCGTGATGGATATCGATTCGGGTGATATTATCCGACAAATCCCAAATGAAGAAGCACTAGAACTATCTAAAAAAATGGCTGAGGTGGCAGGTTTATTGCTTAATACAGAGGCATAA
- a CDS encoding flagellin N-terminal helical domain-containing protein translates to MAITVNTNVTSMKAQKNLNASSSNLATSMERLSSGLRINSAKDDAAGLAISNRLNSQVNGLEVGMRNANDAISIAQIAEGAMQEQTNMLQRMRDLTVQSENGANSAEDLDAIKAEMDELALEITEIGNNTAFGDTKLMSGGFAAGKNFQVGHQAGETISITVLKTDASSLAVGALDNASAGDRTAALTAIDAAITTIDNQRADLGAKQNRLAHNIANSANTQANVADAKSRIVDVDFAKETAEMTKNQVLQQTGSSMLAQANQLPQVALSLL, encoded by the coding sequence ATGGCAATTACAGTTAATACAAACGTAACGTCAATGAAAGCGCAAAAGAACTTAAATGCTTCAAGTTCAAATTTAGCAACTTCAATGGAACGTCTATCTAGTGGTTTACGCATTAATAGTGCAAAGGATGATGCTGCTGGTTTAGCAATTTCAAATCGCTTAAACTCTCAAGTCAATGGTTTAGAAGTGGGTATGCGTAACGCAAATGATGCGATTTCAATTGCTCAAATTGCAGAAGGTGCGATGCAAGAGCAGACAAACATGCTTCAGCGCATGCGTGACTTGACTGTACAATCTGAGAATGGTGCAAATAGCGCTGAAGATTTAGATGCCATTAAAGCGGAAATGGATGAGTTAGCGTTAGAAATTACTGAAATTGGTAATAATACTGCTTTTGGTGATACTAAATTAATGAGTGGTGGTTTTGCAGCAGGTAAAAACTTCCAAGTAGGTCATCAGGCGGGCGAAACAATTAGTATCACAGTATTAAAAACTGATGCTAGCTCTTTAGCTGTTGGTGCTTTAGATAATGCATCTGCAGGTGATCGAACTGCTGCGCTTACCGCTATTGATGCAGCTATTACGACAATTGATAATCAACGTGCAGATTTAGGTGCGAAACAAAATCGCCTAGCTCACAACATTGCTAACAGTGCTAATACTCAAGCAAACGTTGCTGATGCTAAATCACGTATTGTTGATGTAGACTTTGCTAAAGAAACAGCTGAAATGACTAAAAATCAAGTATTACAGCAAACGGGTTCTTCAATGCTTGCTCAAGCTAACCAGCTACCGCAAGTTGCACTATCCCTTTTATAA
- a CDS encoding flagellin N-terminal helical domain-containing protein, producing MAITVNTNVTSMKAQKNLNASSSNLATSMERLSSGLRINSAKDDAAGLAISNRLNSQVNGLEVGMRNANDAISIAQIAEGAMQEQTNMLQRMRDLTVQSENGANSNDDLAAIKAEMDELALEITEIGDNTAFGDTKLMAGGFSGGKNFQVGHQAGETISITVETTNATSLSVNALTNVTSANRASALTAIDAAITAIDTQRADLGAKQNRLAHNIANSANTQANVADAKSRIVDVDFAKETAEMTKNQVLQQTGSSMLAQANQLPQVALSLL from the coding sequence ATGGCTATTACAGTAAATACCAATGTAACGTCAATGAAAGCGCAGAAAAACTTAAATGCTTCTAGCTCGAACTTAGCAACATCGATGGAACGTTTATCAAGTGGTTTACGAATTAACAGCGCAAAAGATGATGCAGCGGGTTTAGCTATTTCAAATCGCTTGAATTCTCAAGTTAACGGTTTAGAAGTGGGTATGCGTAACGCCAATGACGCAATTTCAATCGCTCAAATTGCTGAAGGCGCGATGCAAGAACAAACAAACATGCTACAGCGTATGCGTGATTTGACTGTGCAATCTGAAAATGGTGCAAATAGTAATGATGATCTAGCTGCAATTAAAGCTGAAATGGATGAGTTAGCATTGGAGATTACTGAAATTGGTGACAATACAGCCTTCGGTGATACCAAGTTGATGGCAGGTGGGTTCTCTGGTGGTAAAAACTTCCAAGTAGGTCACCAGGCTGGAGAAACAATTTCAATCACTGTTGAAACAACTAATGCAACTAGCCTTTCAGTTAACGCTTTAACGAATGTTACATCTGCTAACCGTGCCTCTGCATTAACTGCGATTGATGCAGCAATTACAGCAATTGATACTCAACGTGCAGACTTAGGTGCAAAACAAAACCGACTTGCCCATAACATTGCAAACAGTGCTAATACCCAAGCAAATGTCGCAGATGCAAAATCGCGTATTGTAGATGTGGATTTCGCTAAAGAAACAGCTGAAATGACTAAAAATCAAGTACTACAGCAAACGGGTAGTTCGATGCTGGCACAGGCAAACCAATTGCCACAAGTTGCACTTTCATTGTTATAA
- a CDS encoding flagellin N-terminal helical domain-containing protein, translated as MAITVNTNVTSMKAQKNLNTATSGLNTSMERLSSGLRINSAKDDAAGLAISNRLNSQVRGLDVGMRNANDAISIAQIAEGAMQEQTNMLQRMRDLTIQSENGANSTEDLAALKAEMDQLALEIGEIGHNTAFGDTKLMTGGFSAGKNFQVGHQAGETISISVKKTDASSLAVGALDNASAGDRSASLTAIDAAIKTIDTQRADLGAKQNRLAHNIANSANTQANVADAKSRIVDVDFAKETAEMTKNQVLQQTGSSMLAQANQLPQVALSLLG; from the coding sequence ATGGCTATTACAGTAAATACCAATGTTACATCAATGAAAGCGCAGAAAAACTTAAATACCGCAACTTCAGGTTTAAACACTTCGATGGAACGTTTATCAAGTGGCTTACGTATTAACAGTGCAAAAGATGATGCTGCCGGTTTAGCAATTTCTAACCGCTTGAACTCGCAGGTTCGTGGTTTAGATGTTGGTATGCGAAATGCTAACGATGCTATTTCGATTGCTCAAATTGCTGAAGGTGCGATGCAAGAACAAACCAACATGTTGCAGCGTATGCGTGACTTGACGATACAATCGGAAAACGGTGCAAACAGTACTGAAGATTTAGCAGCGCTAAAAGCTGAAATGGATCAGCTTGCTTTAGAGATTGGTGAGATCGGTCATAACACGGCATTTGGTGATACTAAATTAATGACTGGCGGATTTTCTGCAGGTAAAAACTTCCAAGTGGGTCATCAAGCGGGTGAGACAATATCTATTAGCGTGAAAAAAACAGATGCTAGTTCACTGGCGGTTGGTGCATTAGATAATGCATCTGCTGGTGACCGCTCAGCTTCATTAACAGCGATTGATGCGGCAATCAAAACCATTGATACACAGCGTGCGGACCTTGGTGCGAAGCAAAACCGATTAGCACATAATATTGCTAACAGTGCGAATACTCAGGCAAACGTTGCAGATGCAAAGTCACGTATTGTCGATGTTGATTTTGCTAAAGAAACAGCTGAAATGACTAAAAACCAAGTGTTGCAACAAACGGGTAGTTCAATGTTGGCTCAAGCTAACCAATTACCACAAGTCGCGCTATCATTATTAGGTTAA
- the flgL gene encoding flagellar hook-associated protein FlgL, with protein sequence MRISTAQMFNQNTTSLSKGQSATNKILEQLASGKKINTAGDDPVAAIGVDNLRQKNSLVDQYVKNIDYAQKHLGLSESKLGSTETLMASMREQLQRGANGSLAQNERQMIADEMRGSLEELMSIANTRDESGNYIFAGNDTNNPPFAFDSNGQIVYSGDSGVRQSVVASGVTIGTNVPGDTVFMNALNPLGDYGVNYLPSQQGEFTVEKAAIFDSAAHIEDTYTFKFVDNAGVLDLQIEDSGGAVVSTVPNFDPNNPVSFNGIEVKLSGSPVAGDSFTMEPQETVSILDSMNEAIALLEDPSLANTPQGSSKLAQLLNNIDSGQNQVSAARSIAGNSLKGLESISTNHAEEKIVNDSALSMLEDLDYAAAITEFEKQQLALNAVSSVFGKVGSISLFDYI encoded by the coding sequence ATGCGTATCTCAACTGCACAAATGTTTAACCAGAATACGACGAGTCTCTCCAAAGGACAGTCGGCAACCAATAAAATCCTTGAACAACTTGCTAGTGGTAAAAAGATTAATACCGCGGGTGACGATCCTGTTGCAGCAATTGGTGTTGATAATTTAAGGCAGAAAAACTCATTAGTTGATCAGTATGTCAAAAATATAGATTACGCTCAAAAACATCTAGGTTTAAGTGAAAGTAAGCTTGGCAGCACCGAGACTCTGATGGCGAGTATGCGTGAGCAACTACAACGCGGCGCGAACGGCAGCTTGGCACAAAATGAGCGGCAAATGATTGCCGATGAAATGCGCGGTAGCCTAGAAGAACTCATGTCTATCGCAAATACCCGTGATGAGTCGGGGAATTATATCTTTGCTGGTAACGATACCAATAATCCACCTTTTGCTTTTGATAGTAATGGCCAAATAGTTTATAGCGGCGATAGCGGTGTGCGGCAAAGTGTTGTTGCCTCAGGTGTCACTATAGGAACAAATGTGCCAGGTGATACTGTGTTTATGAATGCCTTAAACCCTCTAGGTGATTATGGCGTCAATTATTTGCCATCCCAACAAGGCGAGTTCACTGTTGAAAAGGCGGCTATTTTTGATTCAGCTGCACATATTGAAGATACCTATACCTTTAAGTTTGTCGATAATGCTGGCGTGCTTGATTTACAAATTGAAGATTCTGGCGGCGCGGTAGTTTCTACTGTACCCAATTTTGATCCAAATAATCCTGTGAGCTTTAATGGCATAGAAGTGAAACTGTCTGGATCCCCGGTCGCAGGCGACTCTTTTACCATGGAACCTCAAGAGACTGTCAGTATTTTAGACAGTATGAATGAGGCCATAGCACTCCTAGAAGACCCATCTTTAGCAAATACTCCGCAAGGAAGTTCAAAGTTGGCACAGCTATTGAATAATATCGATAGTGGTCAAAATCAAGTCAGTGCGGCAAGGAGTATTGCAGGCAATAGCTTGAAAGGCTTAGAAAGTATTTCTACCAACCACGCTGAAGAAAAAATTGTGAACGATAGTGCGCTATCCATGCTTGAAGATTTGGACTATGCCGCTGCTATTACAGAATTTGAGAAACAGCAACTGGCATTAAATGCCGTGTCGAGTGTATTCGGCAAAGTGGGTTCAATTTCATTGTTTGATTATATCTAG
- the flgK gene encoding flagellar hook-associated protein FlgK — MAVDLLNIARTGVLAAQSQMGVTSNNIANANTVGYHRQVAEQSTLESQKIGSSFYGQGTYVSDVKRIYNDFAARELRIGQTAMSGAETRYTKMNEMDQLYSQIGSMVPDRLNDFFASINSVADLPTDLGMRDSMLGAAQQTATSLNQMQSHLDSQMKQTNSQIGAVADRINEISNELANINLELMKSGNQDSQLLDQQDALILELSEYSEVNVIPLDNGGKSVMLGGSVMLVSGEVAMQVGTTTGDPYPNEVRLTTSTGNQTLVIDGSKLGGQLGELFKFRDETLIPVNQELGQLALGIADAFNEMQSKGFDLNGELGENIFTDINDPTMAAGRVGEYEGNTGTAKLRVNIDDVSQLTGSSYELSFTAPSTYELKDTKTGDVQALTYDAVNNQLTGADGFSIQIDSVPAGFADGDTFEIRPNAGAAAGIGVVMTDPKGIAAAGPQITAEPTNSGDTSVKLTSIDRTNPNFPITDSELTFQIDTVTNTYQAFDSTGAAVGGPTAFTPPQISTPYGFDFEIDDSSTSGVIDTYTFDLSFAEGDNSNMVEMAKLSDAKLMNGGSTTLAGVFEGSKLDIGSQTKAAAVSLSSNEAVYLQAYNRVQSESGVNLDEEAANLMRFQQSYQASARIMSTAQQMFESLLSSVR; from the coding sequence ATGGCTGTTGATTTACTGAATATTGCCCGAACGGGTGTACTGGCTGCTCAATCTCAAATGGGGGTGACCAGTAATAATATTGCTAATGCCAATACAGTGGGGTATCACCGCCAAGTTGCCGAGCAATCGACGTTAGAATCTCAAAAAATTGGTAGTAGTTTTTATGGCCAAGGTACTTATGTATCCGATGTAAAACGCATTTATAACGACTTTGCAGCCCGTGAGTTGCGGATTGGTCAAACTGCAATGAGTGGCGCTGAAACGCGATATACCAAAATGAATGAAATGGACCAGTTGTACTCGCAAATTGGTTCTATGGTACCTGACAGACTTAATGATTTTTTTGCCAGTATTAACAGTGTGGCAGATTTACCAACCGATCTTGGAATGCGCGACAGCATGTTAGGCGCTGCGCAGCAAACAGCGACAAGCTTGAATCAAATGCAATCACATCTTGATTCACAAATGAAGCAAACCAACAGTCAAATTGGCGCCGTAGCTGATCGTATTAATGAAATTAGTAATGAACTGGCAAATATCAATCTAGAGTTGATGAAAAGTGGTAATCAAGATAGTCAGCTACTTGATCAACAAGATGCATTGATCCTTGAACTAAGTGAATACTCTGAAGTGAATGTAATACCACTAGATAACGGTGGTAAAAGTGTCATGTTAGGTGGCTCGGTGATGCTTGTTTCTGGCGAAGTAGCCATGCAAGTGGGGACAACAACTGGCGATCCTTATCCAAATGAAGTGAGGTTAACGACTTCTACAGGCAATCAAACATTAGTCATTGATGGGTCAAAGTTAGGCGGGCAGCTCGGTGAACTTTTCAAATTTAGAGATGAAACGTTAATACCTGTCAACCAGGAACTAGGTCAGTTAGCACTCGGTATTGCAGATGCGTTTAACGAAATGCAGTCTAAAGGGTTTGATTTAAACGGTGAGCTTGGTGAAAACATTTTTACTGATATCAATGATCCTACCATGGCAGCGGGTCGTGTTGGTGAATACGAAGGTAATACTGGTACGGCAAAATTAAGAGTCAACATCGATGACGTCAGTCAATTAACAGGAAGTTCATATGAATTGTCATTTACTGCACCTTCGACCTATGAGTTAAAAGATACTAAAACAGGTGATGTGCAGGCGTTAACTTATGATGCTGTTAACAACCAATTAACTGGTGCTGACGGTTTCTCTATTCAAATTGATTCAGTCCCTGCAGGTTTTGCTGATGGCGATACCTTTGAAATTAGACCTAACGCAGGCGCAGCTGCCGGTATAGGGGTGGTGATGACCGACCCCAAAGGTATTGCAGCAGCTGGGCCACAAATTACTGCTGAGCCAACGAATTCAGGCGACACTAGCGTAAAATTGACCAGTATTGATAGAACCAACCCTAATTTCCCAATTACTGACAGTGAATTAACGTTTCAAATTGATACTGTCACTAATACCTATCAAGCTTTTGATTCAACTGGAGCTGCCGTTGGTGGGCCTACTGCATTTACTCCACCTCAAATCAGCACCCCTTATGGATTTGATTTTGAAATTGATGACAGTTCAACAAGTGGCGTGATTGACACATACACCTTCGATTTGTCTTTTGCTGAAGGCGATAACAGCAATATGGTTGAAATGGCGAAACTATCTGATGCCAAATTAATGAATGGCGGTTCGACAACATTAGCGGGTGTTTTTGAGGGCAGTAAATTAGATATCGGCAGCCAAACTAAAGCTGCTGCAGTTTCACTTTCGTCAAATGAAGCGGTTTATTTGCAAGCTTATAACCGAGTACAAAGTGAGTCAGGGGTCAATTTAGATGAGGAAGCGGCAAACCTCATGCGTTTTCAACAATCTTATCAAGCTTCCGCCAGAATAATGTCTACAGCTCAGCAAATGTTTGAATCATTGCTTAGTTCGGTTCGTTAG
- the flgJ gene encoding flagellar assembly peptidoglycan hydrolase FlgJ encodes MEKLSNSSHFLDLGGLDSLRSQAQKDEKGALKEVAKQFEGIFIQMLMKSMRDANAAFKSDSPMNSQTTEFFENMRDQQMSVDLSDKGMLGIADLMVQQLSPQDTPFKPASVLRGDIDAKISHAMFDDKTGPNTNSPLEQSAFQSPLQSMNAAANTSQQPDINIQQLSSNHDAIDEAAIKQILAGKAVTSVASSGNQLPQSLNQAPNEFENPEHFVAVLYPHAEKAAKALGTTPEVLLAQSALETGWGQKMIRRNDGSASNNLFNIKADRRWQGDKASVNTLEYEQGVAVKQKADFRMYDNIEQSFNDFVSFISNGERYQEAKKVAAEPAKFINALQKAGYATDPQYAQKVLKVMESVTNGLKSVLPGETN; translated from the coding sequence ATGGAAAAGCTGTCAAATTCATCGCACTTTCTGGATCTAGGAGGACTAGATTCATTACGTTCTCAAGCCCAGAAGGACGAGAAAGGGGCACTTAAAGAAGTCGCAAAGCAGTTTGAAGGCATCTTCATTCAAATGCTAATGAAAAGCATGCGAGATGCCAATGCTGCTTTTAAGTCCGATAGTCCGATGAATAGCCAAACCACCGAGTTTTTTGAAAACATGCGTGATCAACAAATGTCGGTGGACTTGTCTGATAAGGGAATGCTGGGTATTGCTGATTTAATGGTTCAGCAGTTATCTCCGCAAGATACCCCATTTAAACCTGCATCTGTGCTACGTGGTGATATTGATGCGAAAATCAGTCATGCGATGTTCGATGACAAAACTGGCCCAAATACTAACTCCCCATTAGAGCAATCTGCATTTCAATCGCCACTTCAATCAATGAATGCAGCGGCTAATACTAGCCAGCAGCCTGATATCAATATTCAGCAACTATCGTCAAATCACGATGCGATTGATGAAGCTGCGATTAAGCAAATTCTGGCCGGTAAAGCTGTGACTTCAGTTGCCTCTAGTGGCAATCAATTGCCGCAATCATTGAATCAAGCACCAAACGAATTTGAAAATCCAGAGCACTTTGTTGCTGTGTTATACCCTCATGCTGAAAAAGCCGCTAAAGCATTGGGTACAACTCCTGAAGTGTTGTTAGCTCAGTCGGCTCTTGAAACCGGTTGGGGTCAAAAGATGATCCGCCGTAACGATGGCAGCGCAAGTAATAACTTGTTCAACATTAAGGCTGATAGACGTTGGCAAGGAGATAAAGCCTCTGTTAATACCCTTGAATATGAACAAGGGGTTGCAGTGAAGCAAAAAGCAGATTTTAGGATGTATGACAACATCGAACAAAGTTTTAATGATTTTGTGTCATTTATTTCAAATGGCGAACGGTATCAAGAAGCTAAAAAAGTGGCAGCAGAACCTGCCAAGTTTATTAATGCATTGCAAAAAGCCGGTTATGCCACTGACCCTCAATATGCACAAAAGGTGCTGAAAGTGATGGAGTCAGTGACCAATGGACTTAAGTCTGTATTACCAGGAGAGACTAACTAA
- a CDS encoding flagellar basal body P-ring protein FlgI: protein MKIKSLFISAVISAVTVATLSLSAPSHAQRIKDIANVQGVRSNQLIGYGLVVGLPGTGEKTRYTEQTFRTMLKNFGINLPDNVSPKTKNAAVVAVHAEMPAFIKPGQNLDITVSSIGEAKSLRGGTLLQTFLKGVDGNVYAIAQGSLVVSGFSAEGLDGSQVIQNTPTVGRIPGGAMVERSVMSPFATGDHLTFNLHRSDFSTAKSMADAINSFLGPGMARALDGTSIQVSAPRDASQRVSFLATLENVEVEIASESAKVIVNSRTGTIVVGQNVKLMPAAVTHGGLTVTIAEATQVSQPNAFANGQTVVTTDSTIDVAEADSRMFLFDPGTTLDELVRAVNLVGAAPSDVLAILEALKMAGALHGELIII, encoded by the coding sequence ATGAAGATTAAATCATTATTTATCAGTGCAGTGATTTCAGCTGTTACCGTTGCAACACTGTCGTTATCGGCCCCAAGTCATGCTCAACGGATTAAAGACATTGCCAATGTTCAAGGGGTACGTAGTAACCAGCTAATTGGTTACGGCCTAGTAGTAGGTTTACCCGGAACAGGCGAGAAAACCCGTTATACCGAACAAACGTTTAGAACCATGTTGAAAAACTTTGGTATCAACCTTCCTGATAACGTCAGTCCAAAAACCAAGAATGCGGCAGTGGTTGCAGTGCATGCTGAAATGCCTGCTTTTATCAAACCCGGTCAAAATCTTGACATAACGGTTTCCAGTATTGGTGAAGCCAAAAGCTTACGCGGTGGCACATTACTTCAAACATTCTTGAAAGGTGTTGATGGTAATGTCTATGCCATAGCTCAAGGCAGTTTAGTCGTTAGTGGTTTTAGTGCTGAAGGTTTAGATGGCTCGCAAGTCATTCAAAATACACCAACCGTTGGCCGTATTCCTGGTGGAGCCATGGTGGAACGCAGCGTTATGTCGCCGTTTGCAACGGGCGATCATCTAACCTTTAATCTACACCGTTCTGACTTCTCTACCGCGAAAAGTATGGCTGATGCCATTAATAGTTTTTTAGGCCCAGGCATGGCTCGTGCTCTTGATGGTACTTCTATTCAAGTCAGTGCGCCACGTGATGCATCCCAGCGGGTGTCATTTTTAGCTACTCTTGAAAATGTTGAAGTAGAGATTGCAAGTGAGTCGGCAAAAGTCATTGTTAATTCTCGTACTGGCACCATTGTCGTTGGGCAAAACGTTAAATTGATGCCCGCTGCGGTTACGCATGGTGGCTTAACGGTTACGATTGCTGAAGCGACACAGGTATCCCAGCCTAATGCTTTTGCTAATGGTCAAACCGTTGTCACTACTGACAGTACTATTGATGTTGCAGAAGCTGATAGCCGTATGTTCCTATTTGACCCCGGTACGACCCTAGATGAGCTAGTTAGAGCGGTAAACTTGGTTGGTGCCGCCCCTTCTGATGTACTTGCAATACTAGAGGCGTTAAAGATGGCAGGCGCTTTGCATGGTGAACTTATCATCATCTAA
- the flgH gene encoding flagellar basal body L-ring protein FlgH: MNKYLVLASAIILAGCSSTQQKPIPDDPFYAPVYPEAPPTKMVSTGSIFIDHQSSSLYSDIRAHKVGDIITVLLNESTQAKKSANNEIKKDSNLSVDPIYAGGGNVTIKGVPLDLRYSDEMNTKRESDADQSNSLDGSISANVMQVLSNGNLVIRGEKWISINNGDEFIRVTGMVRSQDITPENTVESTRVANARIQYSGTGTFADVQKVGWLSSFFMGEWWPF; the protein is encoded by the coding sequence ATGAATAAATATCTAGTCTTAGCATCAGCAATTATATTGGCAGGTTGTAGCTCGACACAGCAAAAACCTATCCCTGATGATCCATTTTATGCACCAGTGTATCCAGAGGCGCCGCCGACAAAGATGGTGTCAACAGGGTCTATTTTTATTGATCATCAATCGTCGAGTTTATATTCGGATATTCGAGCCCATAAAGTTGGCGATATTATTACTGTGCTACTTAATGAGTCGACCCAAGCTAAAAAAAGCGCCAACAACGAAATTAAGAAAGACTCGAATTTAAGTGTAGATCCGATATATGCCGGTGGAGGCAATGTCACGATCAAAGGGGTACCGCTCGACTTACGTTACTCAGATGAAATGAATACCAAGCGTGAGTCAGATGCCGATCAATCAAACAGTTTAGATGGCAGTATCTCTGCCAATGTCATGCAAGTATTGAGTAACGGTAACTTAGTTATTCGTGGTGAAAAATGGATTTCGATTAACAATGGTGACGAGTTTATTCGTGTCACAGGTATGGTTCGTAGCCAGGATATCACCCCAGAAAATACAGTTGAGTCAACTCGAGTTGCTAATGCTCGGATTCAATACAGTGGCACAGGCACCTTTGCAGATGTCCAAAAAGTAGGGTGGTTAAGCTCATTCTTCATGGGCGAGTGGTGGCCTTTCTAA